A stretch of Flavobacterium sp. N1994 DNA encodes these proteins:
- a CDS encoding YkgJ family cysteine cluster protein, which yields MLKPSLNEIQKLAKDKHIENKKYFDKLKKKTPKNLDYVMQDIHDAEFKRTDCLQCANCCKTTGPLFTSADIERIAKHLKQKPQQFIDQYLRIDEDKDYVLQSVPCTFLDTENYCMIYDVRPKACREFPHTDRKKFQQIADLTLKNVAICPAAYNIVEEMKKRLPL from the coding sequence ATGCTAAAGCCTTCTTTAAACGAAATTCAAAAGCTTGCCAAAGATAAGCATATCGAAAACAAAAAGTATTTTGATAAGCTCAAAAAGAAAACACCCAAGAATCTAGATTATGTAATGCAGGATATACATGACGCCGAGTTCAAACGAACCGATTGTTTACAATGCGCCAATTGCTGCAAAACCACAGGACCATTATTCACTTCGGCCGATATTGAACGAATTGCTAAACATTTGAAACAAAAACCACAGCAGTTTATCGATCAGTATTTGAGAATAGATGAAGATAAAGATTATGTGCTACAAAGTGTTCCGTGTACGTTTTTGGATACTGAAAACTACTGCATGATTTACGATGTACGCCCAAAAGCCTGTAGAGAATTTCCTCATACTGATAGAAAGAAGTTTCAACAAATTGCAGATTTGACATTGAAGAATGTTGCTATTTGTCCAGCAGCCTACAATATTGTAGAAGAAATGAAAAAGCGTTTGCCTCTTTAA
- a CDS encoding DUF1343 domain-containing protein, producing MMSKLVFKNTVLFLVLLMVSCGSSVKSKEERSKKQEVIVENTTSEIKTGADNYATYLPLLKDKKVGIITNQTGILSDKTHLVDFLLGKKINLLKIFAPEHGFRGTADAGEHVVDGKDTKTGLPIISLYGNNKKPKSEQLAGLEVLVFDLQDVGARFYTYISSLHYIMEACAENNIQLIVLDRPNPNGGIVDGPILEKEFSSFVGMHPIPLLHGMTIGEYAQMTNGEKWLKNGELCKLTVIPCLNYKREMAYSLPVKPSPNLPNDQAINLYASLCLFEGTNVSVGRGTEKQFQIYGSPYLPKSDFSFTPVPNMGAKEPPYKNQLCYGEDLSSAPKVHQLELKWLIKAYTATADKTKFFTDFFTKLAGTKKLQQQIEAGTSEADIRKSWEKGLADFKVMRKKYLIY from the coding sequence ATGATGTCAAAATTGGTGTTCAAAAATACAGTTTTATTCTTGGTTTTGCTAATGGTTTCTTGTGGGAGTTCTGTGAAGAGCAAAGAGGAAAGAAGCAAGAAGCAAGAAGTTATAGTGGAGAATACAACTTCAGAAATAAAAACTGGTGCTGATAATTACGCTACTTACTTGCCCTTATTAAAAGATAAGAAAGTGGGAATTATAACGAATCAGACTGGGATTCTTTCCGACAAAACTCATCTTGTTGATTTCCTTTTGGGAAAAAAAATAAATCTACTGAAAATCTTTGCACCCGAGCACGGCTTTCGTGGCACTGCGGATGCTGGAGAACATGTGGTGGATGGAAAAGATACTAAAACCGGATTACCCATTATTTCTTTATATGGCAATAATAAAAAACCTAAATCGGAACAACTGGCTGGACTTGAAGTGTTGGTTTTTGATTTGCAGGATGTTGGTGCTCGATTCTATACTTATATTTCTTCGTTGCATTATATTATGGAAGCCTGTGCGGAGAATAACATTCAGCTAATTGTTTTAGACAGACCCAATCCGAATGGTGGTATTGTTGATGGACCGATTTTAGAAAAAGAGTTTTCTAGCTTTGTTGGCATGCACCCAATTCCATTATTACATGGGATGACGATTGGTGAATATGCCCAAATGACAAATGGTGAAAAATGGCTTAAGAATGGCGAACTATGTAAGTTGACTGTGATTCCGTGTTTGAATTATAAAAGAGAAATGGCTTATAGTTTACCTGTAAAACCATCTCCGAATTTACCCAATGACCAAGCAATCAATCTTTACGCCAGTTTGTGTTTGTTTGAAGGAACGAATGTGAGCGTAGGGCGTGGCACCGAAAAACAATTCCAAATATATGGTTCGCCTTATTTGCCAAAAAGTGATTTTAGTTTTACTCCGGTACCGAATATGGGGGCTAAAGAACCACCTTATAAAAACCAATTGTGTTATGGTGAAGATTTGAGTAGTGCTCCTAAAGTGCATCAATTGGAATTGAAATGGCTAATAAAAGCTTATACTGCAACTGCAGACAAAACTAAATTCTTTACCGATTTCTTTACTAAGCTAGCTGGCACCAAGAAATTACAACAACAAATAGAAGCGGGAACATCGGAAGCTGACATTAGAAAATCTTGGGAGAAAGGGTTAGCAGATTTTAAAGTAATGCGAAAGAAATATTTGATTTATTAA
- a CDS encoding ABC transporter permease, translating to MKLEYFIGKRLITAKDHKSSISAPIIKIAITAIALGMIMMIVSIATGIGLQQKIRQKVSAFNGHIIISGYNDNNSDVSTDPITLHQKFYPKFKNVEGISHVQAVASKAGIIRTETAFEGIIFKGVGKDYQTDNLKEYLVQGRLPNFKSNLNEEVMISQYLCNRLGLKLDDKFVTYFMKENSEGYNLRNFKIVGIYNSGFQEFDASYVIGDIRHVQRINKWRPDQIGSFEVFLDDFTQIEQKGKEVYQETSSTLDTQTIEEKFYYIFEWLKLFDFNIIVILIVMIAVSTINMVVALLVLILERTQMIGILKAIGANNWAIRKIFLYNAAYLIGRGLLWGNVIGIGLLLIQKYFGIIKLNPESYYVNEAPVDINLFYILLLNIGTVAICLVVLLIPSYIITKITPSKSIRFE from the coding sequence TTGAAATTAGAATATTTTATAGGGAAAAGACTCATTACTGCTAAAGACCATAAAAGTAGTATTTCTGCGCCAATAATAAAAATTGCCATCACGGCCATAGCACTCGGTATGATCATGATGATAGTTTCTATCGCAACCGGTATCGGTCTCCAACAAAAAATCCGTCAAAAAGTCTCCGCTTTCAACGGACATATTATCATCTCAGGGTATAACGACAACAATTCCGATGTTAGTACTGACCCCATTACCCTTCACCAAAAGTTTTACCCCAAGTTCAAAAATGTAGAAGGCATTTCCCATGTACAAGCCGTGGCAAGCAAAGCAGGGATAATCAGAACCGAAACAGCTTTCGAAGGCATCATCTTCAAAGGAGTAGGGAAGGATTACCAAACGGATAACTTAAAAGAATATTTAGTCCAAGGAAGACTGCCTAACTTCAAATCTAATCTTAATGAAGAAGTGATGATTTCGCAATATCTCTGCAACCGATTAGGATTAAAGCTCGACGATAAATTCGTAACCTATTTCATGAAGGAAAACAGCGAGGGTTACAATCTTCGTAATTTCAAAATAGTCGGAATCTACAATTCAGGCTTTCAAGAATTCGACGCTAGTTATGTCATTGGCGATATTCGTCACGTGCAACGCATCAATAAATGGCGCCCAGACCAAATCGGCTCCTTCGAAGTATTCCTAGATGACTTTACCCAAATCGAGCAAAAAGGAAAAGAAGTCTACCAAGAAACGTCCTCCACACTCGACACCCAAACCATAGAAGAAAAATTCTACTACATCTTCGAGTGGCTCAAACTATTTGATTTCAATATCATCGTCATTCTCATTGTCATGATTGCCGTTTCTACCATTAATATGGTGGTGGCGCTGTTGGTTTTAATTCTCGAAAGAACCCAAATGATCGGAATCCTAAAAGCTATTGGAGCCAACAATTGGGCTATCCGAAAAATATTCCTCTACAACGCCGCCTACTTAATAGGAAGAGGATTGCTCTGGGGGAATGTCATTGGAATTGGACTATTGCTTATTCAAAAATACTTCGGCATCATCAAATTGAACCCCGAAAGTTATTACGTCAACGAAGCTCCAGTCGACATCAACTTGTTCTACATCCTGCTATTAAACATAGGAACCGTAGCGATTTGTTTAGTGGTACTACTCATTCCGTCCTACATTATTACCAAAATCACACCGTCCAAATCCATTCGTTTCGAGTAG